Proteins from one Longimicrobium sp. genomic window:
- a CDS encoding MFS transporter, translating to MSRESTGAEAASRDPEAKAERRREWLLLLVLAAVQFCHIMDFVIVMPLGPQLMRSFRITPEQFGLIVSAYTFSAAVSGLLAAFFMDRFDRKTALLGLLTGFGVGTLLCALAPSYPFLLAARVAAGAFGGVLGAVVFAVVGDQIPPARRGTAMGIVTSGFSAASVLGLPVGLFLAAQSSWHAPFYLLAAATAAVIALGFFALPPMRAHLAAERRPPLGEVIEVVREPRHLRAFALMVGLMFGGFTVSPFLSPYLVANVGVKEAELSFVYLFGGLFTLLSGPLAGRLADRHGHARVFMAAALVSIVPILAVTHLPRAPLWVALVVTTVMMMGFSARMVPSMALITGSVEPRRRGGFMSVNSSIQQMSAGLAAMLAGQVVGGSAATGITRFGTVGLIAAGATLLCLPLAARIRPAEPVAPLRPAARRADQTEISGDAEPRRATGT from the coding sequence ATGAGTCGAGAGAGCACGGGGGCGGAGGCGGCGTCGCGGGACCCGGAGGCGAAGGCGGAGCGGCGGCGCGAGTGGCTGCTGCTCCTCGTGCTGGCGGCGGTGCAGTTCTGCCACATCATGGACTTCGTGATCGTGATGCCGCTGGGGCCGCAGCTCATGCGCTCCTTCCGCATCACGCCCGAGCAGTTCGGGCTGATCGTGTCGGCGTACACCTTCAGCGCGGCGGTGTCGGGGCTGCTGGCGGCGTTCTTCATGGACCGCTTCGACCGCAAGACGGCGCTCCTGGGGCTGCTCACCGGCTTCGGGGTGGGGACGCTGCTCTGCGCGCTGGCGCCCTCGTACCCCTTCCTCCTCGCCGCGCGGGTGGCCGCCGGCGCGTTCGGCGGGGTACTGGGGGCGGTGGTCTTCGCCGTCGTGGGCGACCAGATCCCCCCCGCGCGGCGCGGCACGGCCATGGGGATCGTCACCTCCGGGTTCAGCGCGGCCTCGGTGCTGGGGCTGCCGGTCGGGCTCTTCCTGGCCGCGCAGTCGTCCTGGCACGCGCCGTTCTACCTGCTGGCGGCGGCCACGGCGGCGGTGATCGCGCTCGGCTTCTTCGCGCTGCCGCCGATGCGCGCGCACCTGGCGGCGGAGCGGCGCCCCCCGCTGGGCGAGGTGATCGAGGTGGTGCGCGAACCGCGGCACCTGCGGGCGTTCGCGCTGATGGTGGGGCTCATGTTCGGCGGCTTCACCGTCTCCCCTTTCCTGAGCCCGTACCTGGTGGCCAACGTGGGGGTGAAGGAGGCGGAGCTCAGCTTCGTCTACCTCTTCGGCGGGCTGTTCACCCTGCTCAGCGGGCCGCTGGCGGGGCGGCTGGCCGACCGCCACGGCCACGCGCGCGTGTTCATGGCCGCGGCGCTCGTCTCCATCGTCCCCATCCTGGCGGTGACGCACCTGCCGCGCGCGCCGCTCTGGGTGGCGCTGGTGGTGACCACGGTGATGATGATGGGCTTCTCGGCGCGCATGGTGCCCTCGATGGCGCTCATCACCGGGAGCGTGGAGCCCCGGCGGCGGGGCGGCTTCATGAGCGTGAACTCGTCGATCCAGCAGATGTCGGCCGGGCTGGCGGCGATGCTGGCCGGGCAGGTCGTCGGCGGCTCGGCGGCCACGGGGATCACGCGCTTCGGCACCGTGGGGCTGATCGCCGCCGGCGCCACCCTGCTCTGCCTCCCGCTGGCCGCCCGCATCCGCCCCGCGGAGCCGGTAGCGCCGCTCCGGCCGGCCGCACGGCGCGCGGACCAGACCGAGATTTCAGGCGATGCCGAGCCGCGGCGCGCCACCGGAACCTGA